TTCATCAAATTACTTAATAGGACCAGAATATTGTTAGAGGAGCCAAACATGTACGTACCATAGTTGGTCCTGTTATTGAGGAGACCATCCGACCTCCACATTACATTAGGgtatctcatctcatctcatgCATAGTCACACTCGCTGCTTGGGTTTTGCATCACCGCGTAATAGAGGAAGGCTGCATATATTTGATTCATGAgataactattattattatttctataaTTATTACTTATAATTTGGGCACATAGATCCATTTATtgttaaagtgttttttttttttaaatctatataaTTGGATCTTATAGATAATGCTCTATTAAGGCAAGccgatttttttttccccacacaTTTAGAGCCAATTTAATTGGCGGTTGCTGTTAGtgtcaaatttaaaaacttgGCAAAATATAGGCTTAACTCATTGCCTTGTTAACTTGTTTATCTTTCCCTAGAGTTCTTCCCCTCAGGGCTTGGAAATGCACTCATGCAAGCAACCGATAACATAAACAAACTGTTTGAGAACCTAAACATGACACCTAGGAGCCTCAGTCGCCTCATAAAAGTGAAGGACGATTACTACAAGTTGCAGTATGAGGTGCCCGGGCTTGCCAAAGAAGACTTGAAGATCACTGTTGATGATGGGATTTTGAGAATAAAGGGAGAGCACAaagaagagaaggaagaagactCAGATGATGAGTATTGGTCATCTAGGAGCTATGACTACTATAGTACTAGTGTATTCCTACCCGAGGATGCCAAAGTTCATGAGATTAAGGCAGAGTTGAAAGATGGGGTGCTTTCTATTACTATTCCGAGAGCTGAGAAGCCAAAGAAGGAAGTGCAGGAAATAAATGTACATTGATAGATAGCTAGGAGGGCTAAGTTTGAGCCTTTGTTGTGTGTTTGTGAATGTGGACTAAAAAGGGTGCGTGCCTTGTGAACAACCTTGTGTGTTTTTGTTCATGACAATAAGATCTTTGTGACTTTTTAAACTGCACTACTGCTATTTCTTGATGTGCTTGTTGAATTAAAAATGGTAGTATGTGACATATAGAGATAATTGGAGGGTTTGAACTTTATGACTGAATGCAAGTTTTGTGCTTCTTACCCAATTAGTTTGTCCCTTGTTTCAGATTAATTGTAATGAAGTTGGTGATCAATTAGATTAATTGTAATGAAGTTAGCTATCAATTGGACAGATTAATTGTAATGAGGTTAATTATCAATTGGACCGGGCTGGCTTTAGATTGGTTTAATGAACTTGAGTAGAACTCATGGTTTATATAATAAACTagagttcattttttttaatgccaaattgTGTCATTAATCATTAGTTGTTTCAAGATACTGATTTGCTTGGATGACATGCTAACATTACTCTATATAATATAAGAagcaaattttttatgaaaaagagaaattaggatatttcaattttcaatttagaagaaaagagagagaaacaacaAATGAATTGGTGTAACATATGTCATTTTCAGGCTTAAACATTTATCAATCCTACCGTACTAGCAACATTTTGAAAGCATAATAGACAAATGAAgaagtaaataatatttttgtccTTAAATCTCAATACCATGACTCGGCACAGTTCTTTTACCATTACTATATATGAAATCAATAATAGCACCAATAATCAAAGTCCATCTGGCGTTAATATTGACTTATGAAGAACCCTCAGCCTTCAAGTCAAACATTGGCAGAGTCAAAGAATTTGCTTTAGCTCATTGGTATTTGGTTCAAGAGAAGAAACACAACAAAACACGTGCACTTTAATATGGTTTTGGTGTTGAATACAAAATTCCAGGAGAACCACTTTTTGTAGATACATGCTTTTTAAGGAGACTTGCGAAGTAGGAAGGCAAGATTCTAGGTATtacacaaaataaattaaatggcATGTGATGAAGCTAAAAATGATCGTTAGTTGATGACCTCATCTAGGTCTAGACGAGGTGATGTTCTCTgtaaagatgagagagaaagacaccAGAGTGACGTTAGGCAATGGTTCTCTGATGACTAAGTCAATAAAATTCTCAATATTTCTCAGAGAATCAGAATGTAATTTTGTGTGTTTGAATTTGTGTACCTTTCTCCTAGTGCTTGGTGACTTATTTATAGTCTTAATACAGCTTTTCAGTGCCTCATTATAAGTGTAACCATTGGCAGCCTCTTAATGGTTTTTCTGGGCTGTTTGAGTAATGTTTATCTGAGGTTAAATAGAGATTTAATTGGCTCATGATAGCTCTTTAAGACCATTGAAACTTGTCGGTTTCAAAGCCAATTTATTGCTCGTCTTGATCGTTGTGGCTCGTTGGTTACAAAATCATTTATTGTTGTGTAATCAATGTTGTATGGTCGTCTAGACTATGTATAGTCGTTTAGACTATGGAAGGTCTCCAGATTTTAGTAATCATTAGAATGTAGTTAGAAAAGTCCAAGTTACCAATAAGCATGTCATAGTTCAattgtgtaaagttgtgatttaagaccatgttttatgttggctttattccatgacaaaaaagtgttgtaattgttttattttggtcattgtattttgtgggattttattgtattaggtttagtattaagttggtgaagaatcgagcatgtATTGGATGAACAAGTGGATTTCACGAGTGTCTCGCGAGAAGCCTACCCGCGAAAGagccatgtgagaagcacatgctggaagttgaagagtcatgccaggcTGTCAGTTTCACGGGTATCTCGCGGGTAAGGCTTTCCCCCAAAATACTTGCAAAACATTCTGTCTAgaggattttaagtgtgactttcttaccctttacccatactatatataccctcattactcaCAAAAGTATAAGAggtcattcagagagaaaaaccttatataggttttctacaacacaacacacccatcttttagagaga
The sequence above is drawn from the Castanea sativa cultivar Marrone di Chiusa Pesio chromosome 5, ASM4071231v1 genome and encodes:
- the LOC142636112 gene encoding 26.5 kDa heat shock protein, mitochondrial — protein: MALARLALKNLQQRVLASPSCAYSLVAEGICERNVGGVQRQRWGNEIVRRFTTTASDKVAVEKTSDGKDVAVSEGKKKSKLFPRKQRRRWLWKNDDPDFVPALYEFFPSGLGNALMQATDNINKLFENLNMTPRSLSRLIKVKDDYYKLQYEVPGLAKEDLKITVDDGILRIKGEHKEEKEEDSDDEYWSSRSYDYYSTSVFLPEDAKVHEIKAELKDGVLSITIPRAEKPKKEVQEINVH